The following nucleotide sequence is from Fusobacterium sp. DD2.
CTTTCTCAAGCCCTATTTTTTAATTTTATTTAAACATATTTATTGCAGTTAAAATAACTGGCATCTGGAACATATCTATTAAGAATGCCCCTGTAAGTGGAACAATAAGATATGGGTTAACTGTGTATCCATATTTATTGCTTACTTCTCCCATGTTAATCATTGCATTTGTTGTAGCTCCCAGTCCTGATCCACACATTCCTGAAACCATTACAGCAGCATCGTAGTCACTACCCATAGCTTTAAATACTATAAATCTTGTATATGCCCACATGAATAATACTTGAGTTCCTAAGATTATCAATAAAGGTACTGCAAGTGCTGCAAGTTCCCATAATTTAAGTGAGATAAGTGCCATTGACAAGAATATATTAAGTGAAGTTTCACCAATAATATTTAAAAGATTTCTATCTAGCTGCATCCATTTAAATTTAATGTTTAAGTTATTAAATATTATTGCACAGAACATCGCTCCAACATATGATGGAAGTGCTATTCCAAATTTTCCTTTAAGGAAACTACTTACAGAAATACCTATTGTCATTACCACTGCAAGCATTGTAACATGACTCATCATAGATTGAAGTGTTATTTCCTGATGATGAGTTGTTGCTTTCTTTTCAACTTCATCTTTATTTACAACATCTTTAGGTTTTAAGTTGAATTTTTTAATTAAATGTATAGCAAGTGGAGATCCTAAAAGTCCTCCTGCTATCAGTCCAAAAGTAGCAGCAGAAAGAGCCACTGTTAATCCACCATGAACTCCTAATTCTTCAATAGTCTGTCCAAAAGCTCCTGCAGATCCATGCCCTCCTGACATTGAAACAGATCCAGCCATTACTCCAAGCAAAGGATTAATTCCTGTTACTTTAGCTAAGCTAACTCCAATTACTGTCTGCATAAATGTCATAAATCCACTTAGAAGCCAGAAAACTATTAAAAGTTTTCCACCTTTTTTCAGACCTTCAATAGATGAACCCAACCCAATAGTTGTAAAGAATACAACCATAAACGGTGTTTGGAAAGTCGTATCATAAGAGATGCTTCCAATACCAGCCACTCTAATAATAAGATGGAATGTTGCAAATAATATCCCTCCTAACACCGCTGCTGGAATACCAAAACGATCAAGAAAAGTTAATTTTTCCTTTAACTTTTGTCCTACATACAATGAAATTAATCCAATTGCAATAGTCCCTACCATGCCAAAACTGAATAATGCCCCTAATTCATCAAAACTAAAATTCATATGTCCTCCTTTAAATTTGCCCTATTCTATTACATATTTAACATTATGTCATAGATAAGTGCCCCTGCAAGTTTTGCAGTTCTACTGTCCATGTCATAAACAGGGTTTACTTCTGCAAAGTCAACACATACTACCTTTCCACTCTTCATTATTTCTCTTAGGATTCTCTTTCCTTTCTTAGGATCAAGACCCATAATAGTAGGTGCTGATACTCCTGGTGCATATGGTGCATCAAATACGTCCATACAGAATGTGATATATACTACATCTACACCAGCTATAAATTTTTTAATATTTTCTATAATATAGCTTTCCTCATATTCCTCATCTAAAATCAATGTATTATATTTATTTGCTGTTTCTAAAAGTCTTTTTGTGTTTCCCTGTTTTTTATATCCTATAATGCTGTATACTGCATTTTCATCACTGTCTAATATCTGTTTAAACGATGTTCCAGAAGATGGTCCATTGTCATATGGTCTGATATCTAAGTGTGTATCAAAGTTGATAAGCCCTATTTTCTTATCTGGATATGCTTTTCTTACACCTCTATAAGAACCATAAGCTATATCATGTCCTCCTCCAAGTCCAATTGGGAATATTCCCTTTGAAATAACATCTGCTATTTTAGCTGAGTACTCATCTTGAGCTTCCTCTAAAACTTTTGATTTTAAATTCTTATAGTCATAAAGAGCCAGTCCTTCAACAATTGGAAAAGATTGCATAGCCTTTCTTATGGCATCTGATCCACCCTCTGCTCCTTTTCTTCCCAGATTTCTTACTACTCCATCATCTGTGTTATATCCAACAAAACATAATCCAGGTCCCTTTGCATTTTCTTTAGAAAATTCTTTAATTACCTGCCATATTCTTAAGTCTACCTCTTCATTACTGTCAAATCTACCATTCCATAATTCTTTCATTTTTTACCCTCCATCTCTATTTTTCTATATATCCATAAAATATTTTTCCATTACCTGTAGCTGCTATTTCCTTATTATCTGTTATGAGAATTTCACCTTTTTTTATTTCCTGGTCATCTATTTTAAGATTACCATCTATACAGAAAACAAATCCAAATGCATCTTTATCTGAAAAAAGTATATTCCCTTTTTTATCTACCTCTTTAAAGAAAAAATCTCCATCTCCATTTTTTATCATAAGATTAAAATCTGTAACTTTTCCTTTAGAATGAGTTTCCCAGTCACCTTTAAATCTATCTATTTCATATCTATTTAACGTTTTATTGTGATGACCTACATGTTCAAGCTCCATTTTACCTTCTAAAATAGAAATAACTCTATTTACATTTTCCAACTTCGTAAATGTAGATTCTTCTATCTCAGTAGTAGCTATACTTATTCTAAATTTAAAATCTCTTTTTCCATAATCTCCATTTTCCGGATATATGTAAAGTTGATTAGTAACTCCACCACTCCATTTACTTACTACTCTCTCTTTTTCTCCAAGTATTTTAAACATTTTTGTCCCCCTGTTCCCTTTTATCTTGTTCACAACTTCGAAACGTGTTTCTCTATATGAAACAATTTTACAATGTTTCTATTGTTTTGTCAATACTCTTTTTTATTATTTCGGAAATTTTTATTCTATTTTAAAACTTTTCACATTAAAAAAATACATATTCAATATACAAATAATCAAATTGACTTATTGATAAAAAATCTCTATAATCTAGGTAGAGGCGGGTATGAGAGGGGGTAAAATGAAAAAAGAACCACAATATATCAATTCTATCTGCAGAGCTATTGAAATTATTGAACTCTTTTCAAAATTACAGGAAAAAGAGTTGGGAGTTTCAGAAATAAGTAAGCAGTTAGGAATACATAAAACTACAATTTTTAGAGTATTAAAAACCCTTGAGCATGTTGGATGGATTGCTCAAAACACTGAAAATAGCAAATATAAACTTACAACAAGTATTTTAAAAGCATCTATTGGGGTAAGACATAATTTCGATTTAAAAGAGATTATTTCAGCTGAAATGGAGAAACTTAGCAAAAAATATAATGAAAATATTATCCTGACAACTATTGTTGATAAAATCGGAGTATGGATTAATATGATAAAAAGCACTCAAATACTGTCAGAAGATGTAGAGTCAGGTTATACTGTTCCTTTGCATATTGGAGCAACAGGAAAAACACTCCTGGCTTTTCAAAGTGATGAATTTAAAAAAGAATTTTTTAGAAAACATAGTATTATCATCAATGAAAATCTTGGAAAGAAAAAACTTTTAGAAGATCTTGAAAAGATTAAAGAAGAAAGATGCTGTATTTCCCATTCTGAAGTAACTGAAGGTGTTACTGCAGTAGCAGTTCCTATTTTAGATGACAATGGCAAACTTCTATATGGACTCACTATCTCAGGTCCTAGTACACGTTTTAACGAGAGTATGCAACTTTCTATGAAGGAGGACCTACTTGGGATCTCTCATTACATTCAAAATGAACTGAG
It contains:
- a CDS encoding IclR family transcriptional regulator codes for the protein MKKEPQYINSICRAIEIIELFSKLQEKELGVSEISKQLGIHKTTIFRVLKTLEHVGWIAQNTENSKYKLTTSILKASIGVRHNFDLKEIISAEMEKLSKKYNENIILTTIVDKIGVWINMIKSTQILSEDVESGYTVPLHIGATGKTLLAFQSDEFKKEFFRKHSIIINENLGKKKLLEDLEKIKEERCCISHSEVTEGVTAVAVPILDDNGKLLYGLTISGPSTRFNESMQLSMKEDLLGISHYIQNELRALKSKL
- the gltS gene encoding sodium/glutamate symporter, giving the protein MNFSFDELGALFSFGMVGTIAIGLISLYVGQKLKEKLTFLDRFGIPAAVLGGILFATFHLIIRVAGIGSISYDTTFQTPFMVVFFTTIGLGSSIEGLKKGGKLLIVFWLLSGFMTFMQTVIGVSLAKVTGINPLLGVMAGSVSMSGGHGSAGAFGQTIEELGVHGGLTVALSAATFGLIAGGLLGSPLAIHLIKKFNLKPKDVVNKDEVEKKATTHHQEITLQSMMSHVTMLAVVMTIGISVSSFLKGKFGIALPSYVGAMFCAIIFNNLNIKFKWMQLDRNLLNIIGETSLNIFLSMALISLKLWELAALAVPLLIILGTQVLFMWAYTRFIVFKAMGSDYDAAVMVSGMCGSGLGATTNAMINMGEVSNKYGYTVNPYLIVPLTGAFLIDMFQMPVILTAINMFK
- the hutG gene encoding formimidoylglutamase, translated to MKELWNGRFDSNEEVDLRIWQVIKEFSKENAKGPGLCFVGYNTDDGVVRNLGRKGAEGGSDAIRKAMQSFPIVEGLALYDYKNLKSKVLEEAQDEYSAKIADVISKGIFPIGLGGGHDIAYGSYRGVRKAYPDKKIGLINFDTHLDIRPYDNGPSSGTSFKQILDSDENAVYSIIGYKKQGNTKRLLETANKYNTLILDEEYEESYIIENIKKFIAGVDVVYITFCMDVFDAPYAPGVSAPTIMGLDPKKGKRILREIMKSGKVVCVDFAEVNPVYDMDSRTAKLAGALIYDIMLNM
- a CDS encoding HutD family protein; translation: MFKILGEKERVVSKWSGGVTNQLYIYPENGDYGKRDFKFRISIATTEIEESTFTKLENVNRVISILEGKMELEHVGHHNKTLNRYEIDRFKGDWETHSKGKVTDFNLMIKNGDGDFFFKEVDKKGNILFSDKDAFGFVFCIDGNLKIDDQEIKKGEILITDNKEIAATGNGKIFYGYIEK